In the genome of Deinococcus deserti VCD115, one region contains:
- a CDS encoding dipeptidase, giving the protein MTNPDLATLLNREQAQEELFDLLRIPSVSADPAYKAEVVRAAEWLQRKLSTLGFTARVDQTPGHPLVYAERLTDPAQPTVLIYGHYDVQPEAPLEEWLTPPFEPTVRDGRIYARGSTDDKGQAFAHVKGVELLLSQGELPVNVKFLLEGEEEIGSPSIIPYLQAHKDELKADVIVISDGSRFAPDVPTITYGVRGLSYVEIHVQGANRDLHSGSYGGAAPNPINALCEIIARLKDEQGRVTIPGFYDGVEELTEQERAMWASLPHSDEEFAASIGVPALPGEEGYSVLERIWGRPTLDVNGIWGGYQGEGSKTVIAAKAGAKVSMRLVPGQDPDRITQLIKEYVPQIAPAGVKAEVRGHHGGQPVKFKTDSPAIQAANRALHRVYGRDAVFARTGGSIPIVAAFSDILKTEVLFVDFGLNEDAPHSPNESFALQDYHNGILTSAYLLQELAQSS; this is encoded by the coding sequence AGGTGGTTCGCGCTGCCGAATGGCTGCAGCGCAAGTTGAGCACCCTGGGCTTCACGGCCCGGGTGGATCAGACCCCCGGTCACCCCCTCGTGTACGCCGAGCGCCTGACAGACCCGGCCCAGCCCACCGTGCTGATCTACGGACACTATGACGTGCAGCCTGAAGCTCCGCTGGAAGAGTGGCTGACCCCGCCCTTCGAACCCACCGTGCGGGACGGACGCATCTATGCGCGCGGCAGCACCGACGACAAGGGGCAGGCTTTCGCGCACGTCAAGGGCGTGGAACTGCTGCTCTCGCAGGGCGAACTGCCGGTCAACGTGAAATTCCTGCTTGAAGGCGAGGAGGAGATCGGCAGTCCCAGCATCATTCCCTACCTGCAGGCCCACAAGGACGAGCTGAAGGCCGACGTGATCGTGATCAGCGACGGCAGCCGCTTTGCCCCTGACGTACCGACCATCACCTACGGCGTGCGCGGCCTGAGCTACGTGGAAATTCACGTGCAGGGCGCCAACCGTGACCTGCACAGCGGCAGCTACGGCGGCGCGGCACCCAACCCGATCAATGCACTGTGCGAGATCATCGCCAGACTCAAGGACGAGCAGGGCCGCGTGACCATTCCCGGCTTCTACGACGGCGTGGAAGAACTGACCGAGCAGGAGCGGGCCATGTGGGCCTCGCTGCCACACAGCGACGAGGAATTTGCAGCGTCCATCGGCGTGCCTGCCCTGCCTGGGGAGGAAGGGTACAGCGTGCTGGAGCGCATCTGGGGCCGGCCGACGCTGGACGTCAACGGCATCTGGGGCGGCTACCAGGGCGAGGGCAGCAAGACCGTGATCGCCGCGAAGGCCGGGGCCAAGGTCAGCATGCGTCTGGTGCCGGGGCAGGACCCCGACCGCATCACCCAGCTGATCAAGGAGTACGTGCCGCAGATCGCCCCAGCCGGCGTGAAGGCCGAGGTGCGCGGGCATCACGGCGGTCAGCCGGTGAAATTCAAGACCGACAGCCCGGCAATTCAGGCGGCCAACCGCGCCCTGCACCGCGTGTACGGCAGGGACGCCGTGTTCGCCCGCACCGGCGGCAGCATTCCGATCGTGGCGGCCTTCAGCGACATCCTGAAGACCGAGGTGCTGTTCGTGGACTTCGGCCTGAACGAGGACGCGCCCCACAGCCCCAACGAGAGCTTTGCCCTCCAGGACTACCACAACGGAATCCTGACCAGCGCCTACCTGCTGCAGGAACTCGCTCAGTCCTCGTGA
- a CDS encoding AAA family ATPase — MTRLVSFPASGTSRAALHASLDQLDRVILGKSTQVRLALTCLLARGHLLIEDQPGVGKTTLAQALARTCGLHFRRVQFTSDLLPADLLGVSIWDAGAATFRFQPGPVFSEVLLADEINRATPRTQGALLEAMEERQVSEGGVTRPLPDPFFVIATQNPAAFVGTSPLPEAQLDRFLLTVTLGYPDPRAERNLLETGGRSQTVRELPAVLSAPVLLGLQREVDAVHAAPPLLDYLQLLARATREHPAFEAGLSPRALLALLAAARAWAYLAGRDMVLPEDVQAVFPSLAAHRLPLRDPSQSVGDLLTRVLADTPIP; from the coding sequence ATGACCCGTCTCGTCTCTTTCCCCGCCTCCGGCACGTCGCGCGCGGCTTTGCACGCGTCCCTGGACCAGCTTGACCGGGTCATTCTGGGCAAGTCCACTCAGGTCCGCCTGGCCTTGACCTGTCTGCTGGCGCGCGGGCACCTGCTGATCGAGGACCAGCCCGGCGTGGGAAAGACCACCCTGGCCCAGGCGCTCGCCCGCACCTGCGGGCTTCACTTCCGGCGCGTGCAGTTCACCTCGGACCTGTTGCCAGCGGATCTGCTGGGCGTCAGCATCTGGGACGCGGGCGCAGCCACCTTCCGCTTCCAGCCGGGCCCGGTGTTCAGTGAAGTGCTGCTGGCCGATGAGATCAACCGCGCCACTCCTCGTACTCAGGGTGCGCTGCTGGAGGCCATGGAGGAACGTCAGGTGAGTGAAGGCGGCGTGACCCGCCCCCTGCCTGACCCCTTTTTCGTTATTGCCACGCAGAACCCGGCGGCCTTCGTGGGCACCTCGCCTTTGCCTGAAGCGCAGCTGGACCGCTTTCTGCTGACCGTAACCCTGGGCTATCCGGACCCGCGGGCCGAGCGGAATCTGCTGGAAACCGGCGGGCGCAGCCAGACCGTGCGCGAATTGCCGGCCGTGCTGAGTGCACCGGTTCTGTTAGGTCTGCAGCGGGAGGTGGACGCTGTGCACGCTGCTCCGCCCCTGCTGGACTATCTGCAGTTGCTGGCCCGCGCGACCCGTGAACATCCGGCGTTCGAGGCTGGCCTGAGCCCACGCGCTCTGCTGGCGCTTTTGGCCGCAGCGCGGGCCTGGGCGTACCTTGCGGGACGTGACATGGTGCTGCCGGAAGACGTGCAGGCCGTGTTTCCGTCGCTGGCAGCCCATCGCCTCCCCCTGCGCGATCCATCCCAGTCTGTCGGTGACCTGCTGACCCGAGTGCTGGCCGACACGCCGATTCCCTGA
- a CDS encoding phosphoribosylglycinamide formyltransferase, whose translation MRIGFLASHGGSAARHITAACAAGELNATPVALLSNNSRSPALAWAREAGLASAHLSSARVPDPDTLDAAILDFFVQAQVDTLVLSGYMRELGPRLLSYYAGRIVNIHPSLLPRHGGRGMYGDRVHEAVLASGDTESGATVHLVTSGIDEGPVLAQTRVPVLPGDTLESLKTRVQAVEGDLMLQALKQLA comes from the coding sequence GTGAGAATCGGATTTCTTGCCTCGCATGGTGGGAGCGCCGCGCGGCACATCACGGCGGCCTGCGCGGCGGGCGAGCTCAATGCCACGCCGGTGGCGCTGCTCAGCAACAACAGCCGCTCACCAGCTCTGGCCTGGGCGCGCGAGGCCGGGCTCGCCTCAGCGCACCTGAGCAGCGCCAGGGTGCCTGATCCTGACACGCTGGACGCGGCCATTCTGGATTTTTTCGTTCAGGCGCAGGTCGATACCCTGGTGCTCAGCGGTTACATGCGCGAGCTGGGCCCCCGGCTGCTGTCGTATTACGCCGGGCGCATCGTGAATATCCACCCCAGCCTGCTGCCGCGCCACGGCGGACGCGGCATGTACGGTGACCGGGTCCACGAGGCGGTGTTGGCCAGTGGAGACACCGAGAGCGGCGCGACCGTGCACCTGGTAACTTCCGGCATTGACGAGGGCCCGGTGCTGGCCCAGACCCGCGTGCCGGTGCTGCCCGGCGATACGCTGGAAAGTCTGAAGACCAGGGTGCAGGCGGTAGAAGGTGATCTGATGCTGCAGGCGCTGAAACAGCTGGCCTGA
- a CDS encoding DUF402 domain-containing protein, protein MKRKIHDLRAWPRAVRHEQVVLHLPGHVIVDFTAHEVVRPLDVAFGDRVIRVLDHGYRWVRVHPTGGGEAVMGDALTAMLDEHGIPLQLYVDVHGGEGIGEDGLPWIDDLYLDVIGNWEVEPERAGQVTETHIIDGEELDEAVQDGRVTAAHADATWAHARKVEAALIDGTYPLLAILRRYLEDPYT, encoded by the coding sequence ATGAAACGCAAGATTCACGACCTGCGCGCCTGGCCCCGGGCGGTGCGGCACGAACAGGTGGTGCTGCACCTGCCGGGTCACGTGATCGTCGATTTCACGGCGCATGAGGTTGTGCGTCCGCTGGACGTGGCCTTCGGTGACCGCGTGATCCGGGTGCTGGACCACGGCTACCGCTGGGTCCGTGTGCACCCGACTGGCGGTGGCGAAGCTGTGATGGGTGATGCGCTTACCGCAATGCTCGATGAACACGGCATTCCCTTACAGCTGTACGTTGATGTCCATGGCGGCGAGGGGATAGGTGAAGATGGCCTGCCCTGGATTGATGACCTGTACCTGGATGTCATCGGCAACTGGGAAGTGGAGCCGGAGCGCGCGGGTCAGGTGACCGAAACCCACATCATCGACGGCGAGGAGCTGGACGAGGCTGTTCAGGACGGGCGCGTTACAGCCGCACATGCTGACGCTACCTGGGCACATGCCCGGAAGGTGGAGGCAGCCCTGATTGACGGGACATACCCGCTTCTGGCCATTTTGAGGCGGTATCTGGAAGACCCCTACACGTAA
- a CDS encoding DUF402 domain-containing protein, translating to MDFQIHHVETPHLEELCGRQKPSLVSGFQWLYLVPKEAQHVLLVILNGSGEPQWFYTDICAGSGFEDGFPWTNHLYLNVIPTCEVQKDGHWQVTGTENH from the coding sequence GTGGATTTTCAGATCCATCATGTTGAAACGCCCCATCTCGAAGAGCTGTGTGGGCGGCAAAAGCCCTCGCTGGTTTCCGGGTTCCAATGGTTATATCTGGTTCCTAAGGAAGCTCAACACGTGCTGCTGGTGATCCTGAACGGGTCTGGTGAGCCACAGTGGTTCTACACCGATATCTGCGCCGGCTCTGGGTTTGAAGATGGCTTTCCCTGGACCAACCACCTGTACCTGAACGTCATCCCCACCTGCGAGGTGCAGAAAGATGGCCACTGGCAGGTTACAGGCACTGAGAATCATTGA
- a CDS encoding VanZ family protein has product MPALLIMAAIWWLSSQSQTPGPALRHPFDWIAHALAYLALAYSLGRATASWAAAFLIAVWFGAFDEVHQAFVPGRDAGITDWLFDLLGALIGVKLAVRKSSVQSKSEDGSSVADLSEGTR; this is encoded by the coding sequence GTGCCTGCACTGCTGATTATGGCCGCCATATGGTGGCTGAGCAGTCAGTCGCAGACCCCCGGTCCAGCCCTGCGGCATCCGTTTGACTGGATCGCGCACGCCCTGGCCTACCTGGCTCTGGCCTACTCATTGGGCCGGGCGACGGCCAGCTGGGCTGCGGCCTTCTTGATCGCGGTGTGGTTCGGCGCCTTTGATGAGGTGCACCAGGCTTTTGTGCCAGGACGCGACGCCGGCATTACCGACTGGCTGTTTGACCTGCTGGGCGCCCTGATCGGCGTGAAGCTGGCCGTGCGAAAAAGCTCAGTGCAGAGCAAATCTGAAGACGGTAGTTCTGTTGCCGATCTGTCAGAGGGGACCCGTTAG
- a CDS encoding VOC family protein — MSALMLDHVAIATPDLDAGSAPYIALGLHPEGPDEDVTTQGVRVRAFQVGDTLIELLMPTRPESPITTFLEKKGPGLHHTAYRVADLDAEMTRLRADGARFLNPEPTPGRAGTRVAFLHPKWGQGTLIELVEHPEGGPQHGPVPRQEEGLASDQEVSRH; from the coding sequence ATGAGTGCGCTGATGCTCGACCATGTGGCGATTGCCACGCCCGACCTGGATGCAGGTTCTGCTCCCTATATTGCTCTTGGCCTGCACCCGGAAGGTCCCGACGAGGACGTCACCACACAGGGTGTGCGGGTGCGCGCTTTTCAGGTGGGCGACACGCTGATTGAGCTGCTGATGCCCACCCGTCCGGAGAGCCCCATTACTACTTTTCTGGAGAAAAAGGGCCCCGGGCTGCACCACACGGCTTACCGTGTCGCGGACCTGGACGCTGAAATGACCCGCCTGCGGGCAGACGGCGCCCGTTTCCTGAACCCCGAGCCCACTCCTGGCCGCGCCGGAACACGCGTGGCGTTCCTGCACCCCAAGTGGGGCCAGGGCACGTTGATTGAACTGGTGGAGCACCCGGAAGGTGGCCCTCAGCACGGGCCGGTTCCCCGGCAGGAAGAGGGGCTGGCCAGCGATCAGGAAGTGAGCCGGCATTGA
- a CDS encoding DUF4442 domain-containing protein: protein MTAHALPAPAVDAVKAALHAIPMNATVGVQITDVGVGWATGQCADTPPFRNHLGTIHAGAQFLLAEAVSGAAFAGAFTAQLNQAVPLIEKLETHYVSRAVGNVVARAEIDPAELPAAHAAYAQEGKARLTLQVSVTDGEAKEVMRAVAHWYLRARPTQA, encoded by the coding sequence ATGACCGCACACGCTCTGCCTGCCCCTGCCGTGGACGCTGTAAAGGCTGCCCTACACGCCATCCCCATGAACGCCACCGTTGGCGTGCAGATCACGGATGTGGGCGTGGGCTGGGCCACCGGCCAGTGCGCTGACACACCACCTTTTCGCAACCACCTGGGGACCATTCATGCCGGCGCGCAGTTCCTACTGGCAGAAGCGGTCAGTGGAGCAGCGTTTGCCGGTGCGTTTACTGCGCAGTTGAACCAGGCTGTGCCGCTGATAGAAAAGCTGGAAACCCATTACGTGAGCCGGGCCGTCGGCAACGTGGTGGCCCGCGCTGAGATCGACCCTGCCGAACTGCCTGCCGCGCATGCTGCCTACGCGCAGGAGGGTAAAGCCCGGTTGACGCTGCAGGTCAGCGTGACCGACGGTGAGGCCAAGGAAGTGATGCGCGCAGTCGCCCATTGGTACCTGCGTGCGAGGCCCACCCAGGCCTGA